A region from the Corallococcus caeni genome encodes:
- a CDS encoding TetR/AcrR family transcriptional regulator, with translation MATKGRRKQAAEAPAEKDKGRYHHGDLRQALVDAAVALIAEEGFGALTLREVARRAGVTHAAPYRHFADKEALLEAVAHEGFRAMAREMRERMAPMTGPLERLYAAGEAYVLFAVRHPPHFRVMFGPHFTRPMSPPPEPEGEQGAFTLLVSTIEEGQAAGLLRAGEPRPLTLTAWSLVHGLASLFVDRQLGESPQGVEGAEALARVQTRLLVEGLRPPARG, from the coding sequence GTGGCGACGAAGGGCAGGCGCAAGCAGGCGGCGGAGGCACCCGCGGAGAAGGACAAGGGCCGCTATCACCACGGGGACCTACGACAGGCGCTGGTGGACGCGGCGGTGGCGCTCATCGCCGAGGAGGGCTTCGGCGCGCTGACGCTGCGAGAGGTGGCCCGGCGGGCGGGCGTCACGCACGCGGCGCCCTACCGGCACTTCGCGGACAAGGAGGCGCTCCTGGAGGCGGTGGCGCACGAGGGCTTCCGCGCCATGGCGCGCGAGATGCGCGAGCGCATGGCCCCGATGACAGGGCCCCTGGAGCGGCTGTACGCGGCGGGCGAGGCCTACGTGCTGTTCGCCGTGCGCCACCCGCCGCACTTCCGGGTGATGTTCGGCCCGCACTTCACCCGGCCCATGTCACCGCCTCCCGAGCCGGAAGGAGAGCAGGGCGCCTTCACGCTGCTGGTGAGCACCATTGAGGAGGGACAGGCGGCGGGCCTGCTGCGCGCGGGGGAGCCGCGGCCCCTCACGCTCACCGCGTGGTCGCTCGTGCACGGGCTCGCCTCGCTGTTCGTGGACCGGCAGCTGGGCGAATCCCCCCAGGGCGTGGAGGGCGCGGAGGCGCTCGCCCGCGTGCAGACGCGGCTGCTCGTCGAGGGGCTCAGGCCGCCCGCGCGCGGCTGA
- a CDS encoding DmpA family aminopeptidase has product MVRIPEETGPRVRARELGLPLGRFKPGKYNAITDVEGVLVGHTTLIEGSGPLRPGFGPVRTGVTAILPNLGNIFMERMSGGGFVLNGAGEVSGMTQLMEWGLIETPILLTNTMAVGAVSDGVANYLVQRYPGIGDEHDVIIPVVGECDDSWLNDISGRHVRQEHVVAAIDAAKSGPVQEGNVGGGTGMVTCDFKGGIGTSSRKLPEVLGGYTLGVLVMSNFGKMHNLRVGGLPVGEVLVEKFKNTPHRGKSYGSIIAVVATDAPLLSHQINRLCKRVGLGIGRVGSYAAHGSGEIVVGFSTANIIPRRTQKMVYKMKILLDQRLDPLYEAVMEATEEAILNAMCMAEPMTGVNDNYSPALPLDEVRRFVDACRPIFASVKKRPHQTSVPASRERPSDEDREGEVTLGSALPTQVRGAEGIPFPTRPAPNEPPTDGAPRSAPEAGAALTPEDPEGSSSGSP; this is encoded by the coding sequence ATGGTGCGCATTCCGGAAGAGACGGGGCCGAGGGTCAGGGCGCGGGAGCTGGGGCTGCCGTTGGGACGCTTCAAGCCGGGGAAGTACAACGCCATCACCGACGTGGAGGGCGTGCTGGTGGGGCACACCACGCTCATCGAAGGCTCGGGCCCGTTGCGGCCCGGCTTCGGGCCGGTGCGCACGGGCGTCACGGCCATCCTGCCCAACCTGGGCAACATCTTCATGGAACGCATGAGCGGGGGCGGCTTCGTGCTCAACGGCGCGGGCGAGGTCTCCGGCATGACGCAGCTCATGGAGTGGGGCCTCATCGAAACGCCCATCCTCCTCACCAACACCATGGCCGTGGGCGCCGTGTCCGACGGCGTGGCCAACTACCTCGTGCAGCGCTACCCGGGCATCGGCGACGAGCACGACGTCATCATCCCCGTGGTGGGCGAGTGCGACGACTCGTGGCTCAACGACATCTCCGGGCGCCACGTGCGCCAGGAGCACGTCGTCGCCGCCATCGACGCCGCGAAGTCCGGCCCGGTGCAGGAGGGCAACGTCGGCGGCGGCACCGGCATGGTGACGTGCGACTTCAAGGGCGGCATCGGCACGTCGTCGCGAAAGCTGCCGGAGGTGCTGGGCGGCTACACGCTGGGCGTGCTCGTCATGTCCAACTTCGGGAAGATGCACAACCTGCGCGTGGGCGGCCTGCCGGTGGGCGAGGTGCTGGTGGAGAAGTTCAAGAACACCCCCCACCGCGGCAAGTCCTACGGCTCCATCATCGCCGTGGTCGCCACGGACGCGCCGCTCCTGAGCCATCAGATCAACCGCCTCTGCAAGCGCGTGGGCCTGGGCATCGGGCGGGTGGGCAGCTACGCGGCGCACGGCTCCGGAGAGATCGTCGTGGGCTTCTCCACCGCGAACATCATCCCCAGGCGCACCCAGAAGATGGTCTACAAGATGAAGATCCTCCTGGATCAGCGCCTGGACCCCCTCTACGAGGCCGTGATGGAGGCCACGGAGGAGGCCATCCTCAACGCCATGTGCATGGCGGAGCCCATGACGGGGGTGAACGACAACTACTCCCCCGCGCTGCCCCTGGACGAGGTCCGCCGCTTCGTGGACGCCTGCCGTCCCATCTTCGCCTCGGTGAAGAAGCGCCCCCACCAGACGAGCGTGCCCGCCTCCAGGGAGCGCCCCAGCGACGAGGACCGGGAGGGGGAGGTGACGCTGGGCAGCGCCCTGCCCACCCAGGTGCGCGGCGCGGAGGGCATTCCCTTCCCGACCCGGCCGGCCCCCAACGAGCCCCCCACGGACGGGGCGCCCAGGTCCGCGCCGGAGGCCGGCGCGGCCCTTACCCCAGAGGACCCCGAGGGTTCCTCTTCCGGGAGCCCGTAG
- a CDS encoding AI-2E family transporter: MTAGDSKRWSNFIFAGLFALALILFSRILLPFLMPVLLGGFLVVLFMPIQDSLDRRLQGRKSLAAGLSTLAVFLLILAPLALVGWMVAREVLQFVGQAQDLLDQVDLRHHLLNSLPRGVTRYVHFDPESSETERLLMTAVSGGAGLLADLVGAGTELVVNMFLMTVAMYYFFLDGRRLVNEVARLIPLERRYFDAFSHEFTDVAYAIIYGNTVTALVQGAVGFVGLLIAGVPHAGVWGAAMVLVALVPVGGTALVWGPIGVILIAANRVSEGVFLLAWGTFLVGSIDNVIRPRLCGSRMALHPLLVFLSMFGGLAVFGMMGLLVGPLIASIFMAMVRIYRRDFLGRTQEAQPAPVVSEDSSPSHVSQPAPVPSAASVGHVMNA; encoded by the coding sequence GTGACGGCGGGCGATTCCAAGCGGTGGTCGAACTTCATCTTCGCGGGGCTCTTCGCCCTGGCGCTGATTCTCTTTTCACGCATCTTGCTGCCGTTCCTGATGCCGGTGCTGCTGGGCGGCTTCCTGGTCGTCCTGTTCATGCCCATCCAGGACTCCTTGGACCGGCGGCTCCAGGGCCGCAAGTCCCTGGCGGCGGGACTGTCCACCCTCGCGGTGTTCCTGCTCATCCTGGCGCCGCTGGCGCTGGTGGGCTGGATGGTGGCCCGCGAGGTGCTCCAGTTCGTGGGCCAGGCGCAGGACCTGTTGGATCAGGTGGACCTGCGTCACCACCTCCTCAACAGCCTGCCCCGGGGCGTCACCCGCTACGTGCACTTCGACCCGGAGAGCTCGGAGACGGAGCGCCTGCTGATGACGGCGGTGTCGGGCGGCGCGGGGCTGCTCGCGGACCTCGTCGGCGCCGGCACGGAGCTCGTCGTCAACATGTTCCTGATGACGGTCGCCATGTACTACTTCTTCCTGGACGGCCGTCGGCTGGTGAACGAGGTGGCCCGGCTGATTCCCCTGGAGCGCCGCTACTTCGACGCCTTCTCCCACGAGTTCACGGACGTCGCGTACGCCATCATCTACGGCAACACCGTCACCGCGCTGGTGCAGGGCGCGGTGGGCTTCGTGGGCCTGCTCATCGCGGGCGTGCCGCACGCCGGGGTGTGGGGCGCGGCCATGGTGCTGGTGGCGCTGGTGCCGGTGGGCGGCACCGCGCTCGTGTGGGGGCCCATCGGCGTCATCCTCATCGCGGCCAACCGGGTGAGCGAGGGCGTCTTCCTCCTCGCGTGGGGCACGTTCCTGGTGGGCAGCATCGACAACGTCATCCGCCCGCGGCTGTGCGGCTCGCGCATGGCGCTGCACCCGCTGCTCGTCTTCCTGTCCATGTTCGGCGGACTGGCGGTGTTCGGGATGATGGGCCTCTTGGTGGGTCCGCTCATCGCGTCCATCTTCATGGCCATGGTGCGCATCTACCGGCGCGACTTCCTCGGGCGTACGCAGGAAGCGCAGCCTGCACCCGTGGTGTCCGAGGATTCCTCGCCTTCGCACGTCTCGCAGCCCGCGCCAGTGCCCTCGGCGGCGAGCGTGGGTCACGTGATGAACGCCTGA
- a CDS encoding CotH kinase family protein, whose protein sequence is MRARRWWRRGLAGLACLALVACGGGDTQAPTPGTPSGTANDDAGTGAPSGAGTVDGGTQPSSDAGTGSSSDAGTGSPDAGAGGGTDAGTAPLTCAPTAGDTRWVLEGEAFTAQVTCATGYTAAGLRFGVKNLPAGATFDESTATLRWTPALNQGAVWMLTLEERTTGETGTLKVGVANNDNAPGKVDIVDPVAYTEEYGLPVVHLFFDPDVGLTAGGYRPAEVVYRGHRYTIEAKYRGATSSVFPKRSLTFKFAEDDLFSEPVFGDGFKDRKRVVLITTFNDNSYLRSRLAFDLWHRLSPNAVRIRTFSVVVYANKKFRGLYTAADHVDKRLMEWNGIDDDSDLFKGVDADANFSRLKRNGQPKEHLHVGFEKSEGTPEQNQPHAFDPLDAFVAWVADSSADGFRQEFGTKLKARDYEDWWIFNTLIQGNDSQGKNAYHAYDPKAGGPWRFIPWDLDASFGQNFDTTRTSATARPTYASDNLLFKRMLAEPSIAGPMRERYRQALKNEVSEATVQALIDGYVQELGPNAQRDEARWGEEYRNFAKPSTGPDVNEGGYGNFPDWHLRQDFKTHAEEVDYIRQWVHTRWSAFQTQLP, encoded by the coding sequence GTGCGAGCACGGCGATGGTGGAGGCGGGGACTGGCGGGGCTGGCATGCCTTGCCCTGGTGGCGTGCGGCGGAGGTGACACCCAGGCGCCCACGCCCGGCACTCCTTCCGGCACGGCCAACGACGACGCGGGCACGGGTGCTCCGTCCGGCGCGGGCACGGTGGATGGGGGCACGCAGCCGTCCTCCGACGCGGGCACGGGCTCGTCGTCCGATGCGGGCACCGGGTCGCCGGATGCCGGAGCCGGCGGCGGCACGGACGCGGGCACCGCGCCGCTGACCTGCGCGCCCACGGCGGGCGACACGCGCTGGGTGCTGGAGGGCGAGGCCTTCACCGCGCAAGTGACGTGCGCGACGGGCTACACGGCGGCGGGGCTGCGCTTCGGGGTGAAGAACCTGCCCGCGGGCGCGACGTTCGACGAGTCCACCGCCACGCTGCGCTGGACGCCCGCGCTCAACCAGGGCGCGGTGTGGATGCTCACGCTGGAGGAGCGCACCACCGGCGAGACTGGCACGCTCAAGGTGGGCGTGGCCAACAACGACAACGCGCCGGGCAAGGTCGACATCGTCGACCCCGTGGCCTACACGGAGGAGTACGGGCTGCCCGTGGTGCACCTGTTCTTCGACCCGGACGTGGGCCTGACGGCCGGCGGCTACCGGCCCGCGGAGGTGGTGTACCGGGGCCACCGCTACACCATCGAGGCGAAGTACCGCGGGGCCACCTCCAGCGTGTTCCCCAAGCGCAGCCTGACGTTCAAGTTCGCGGAGGACGACCTGTTCTCCGAGCCCGTCTTCGGCGACGGCTTCAAGGACCGCAAGCGCGTGGTGCTCATCACCACGTTCAATGACAACTCGTACCTGCGCTCGCGGCTGGCGTTCGACCTCTGGCACCGGCTGTCCCCCAACGCCGTGCGCATCCGCACCTTCAGCGTCGTGGTGTACGCGAACAAGAAGTTCCGCGGGCTCTACACGGCGGCGGACCACGTGGACAAGCGGCTGATGGAGTGGAACGGCATCGACGACGACTCGGACCTCTTCAAGGGCGTGGACGCGGACGCCAACTTCTCCCGCCTCAAGCGCAACGGGCAGCCGAAGGAGCACCTCCACGTCGGCTTCGAGAAGTCCGAGGGCACGCCCGAGCAGAACCAGCCGCACGCCTTCGACCCGCTGGACGCCTTCGTCGCGTGGGTGGCGGACTCCAGCGCGGACGGCTTCCGCCAGGAGTTCGGCACGAAGCTGAAGGCGCGCGACTACGAGGACTGGTGGATCTTCAATACGCTCATCCAGGGCAATGACTCGCAGGGGAAGAACGCCTACCACGCGTATGACCCGAAGGCGGGCGGCCCGTGGCGCTTCATCCCGTGGGACCTGGACGCGAGCTTCGGGCAGAACTTCGACACCACGCGCACCAGCGCCACGGCGCGGCCCACCTACGCGTCCGACAACCTGCTCTTCAAGCGGATGCTGGCGGAGCCCTCCATCGCGGGCCCCATGCGCGAGCGCTACCGCCAGGCCCTGAAGAACGAGGTGAGCGAGGCCACGGTGCAGGCGCTGATCGACGGCTACGTGCAGGAGCTGGGGCCCAACGCGCAGCGCGACGAGGCGCGGTGGGGCGAGGAGTACCGCAACTTCGCGAAGCCGAGCACGGGGCCCGACGTGAACGAGGGGGGCTACGGCAACTTCCCGGACTGGCACCTGCGCCAGGACTTCAAGACCCACGCGGAGGAGGTGGACTACATCCGGCAGTGGGTGCACACGCGCTGGTCCGCGTTCCAGACGCAGCTGCCGTGA
- a CDS encoding polysaccharide lyase, producing the protein MQPKHLAVAAGVSLFAFGLVAEAAEIFRNTGTLTGWNSINREHNGSVNEVTNVTYEGPTAIKVTQIYDPNYTGRYHSEVVKNNVYRRGDTGFYGFTFRLQQDWQFQPQSYNIAQFIADFSNTGCDDYMPSTMVWLSGNQLYTRVKQGTVCNQKTVTFPSLATVSAGEWHKVIMQVKWASDTTGYIKLWFDGVKVLEQYNLATTVADDRYFQFRVGLYANGWHDNGYMQGSQPNRSIWFDEIAAGTTFADADPAQW; encoded by the coding sequence ATGCAGCCCAAGCATCTCGCCGTGGCCGCTGGCGTGTCGCTGTTCGCCTTCGGGCTGGTCGCGGAGGCAGCGGAGATCTTCCGCAACACCGGAACGCTCACCGGCTGGAACTCCATCAACCGGGAGCACAACGGGTCCGTGAACGAGGTGACCAACGTCACCTATGAAGGCCCCACCGCCATCAAGGTCACGCAGATCTACGACCCGAACTACACGGGCCGGTACCACTCGGAGGTCGTGAAGAACAACGTGTACCGCCGGGGCGACACGGGCTTCTACGGCTTCACGTTCCGCCTGCAGCAGGACTGGCAGTTCCAACCCCAGTCCTACAACATCGCGCAGTTCATCGCGGACTTCTCCAACACCGGCTGCGACGACTACATGCCGTCCACCATGGTGTGGCTGTCCGGCAATCAGCTCTACACGCGCGTCAAGCAAGGCACGGTCTGCAACCAGAAGACCGTCACCTTCCCCAGCCTGGCCACGGTCAGCGCCGGGGAATGGCACAAGGTCATCATGCAGGTGAAGTGGGCCAGCGACACCACCGGCTACATCAAGCTGTGGTTCGACGGCGTGAAGGTCCTGGAGCAATACAACCTGGCCACCACCGTGGCGGACGACCGCTACTTCCAGTTCCGCGTGGGCCTCTACGCCAACGGCTGGCATGACAACGGCTACATGCAGGGCAGCCAGCCCAACCGCAGCATCTGGTTCGACGAGATTGCCGCCGGCACGACGTTCGCCGACGCAGACCCTGCGCAGTGGTAG
- the sugE gene encoding quaternary ammonium compound efflux SMR transporter SugE: MTSSWILLILAGLLEVAWTIGLKYTQGFTRPIPSVLTAAAIVASMGLLAIAVKQLPIGTAYAVWVGIGAAGAAVAGMLLFHEPATPARLFFLALMIVAIVGLKFTSGTH; this comes from the coding sequence ATGACGTCGTCGTGGATCCTCCTCATCCTCGCGGGCCTGCTGGAAGTGGCCTGGACCATCGGGCTCAAGTACACGCAGGGCTTCACCCGGCCCATTCCCAGCGTCCTCACCGCGGCGGCCATCGTCGCGAGCATGGGCCTGCTGGCCATCGCGGTGAAGCAGTTGCCCATCGGCACGGCCTACGCGGTCTGGGTGGGCATCGGCGCGGCCGGCGCGGCGGTCGCGGGCATGTTGCTCTTCCATGAACCCGCCACGCCCGCCCGCCTGTTCTTCCTGGCGTTGATGATCGTCGCCATCGTGGGCCTGAAGTTCACCAGCGGGACGCACTAG
- a CDS encoding glutathione S-transferase: MGDAKFELYYWPGIPGRGEFVRLVLEEAGADWVDVGLRAGGGKAVADMLGQGPVPAYAPPVLKVGELVFSQAANICSYLGERFGLVPSDEAARLHARQFQLTVADVVAEAHDTHHPVAVMKYYDEQKDAAKQRAEDFRTQRIPKFLGYFERVLKANPEGGGKYLLGSDFTYPELALFQLVDGLRYAFPNAMRRIAPQVPGVMALHQRIRERPRIAAYKQSPRAQPFNEQGIFRHYPELDDPNATK; this comes from the coding sequence ATGGGCGACGCGAAGTTCGAGCTGTACTACTGGCCCGGCATTCCCGGCCGCGGCGAGTTCGTGCGGCTGGTGCTGGAAGAGGCGGGCGCGGACTGGGTGGACGTGGGCCTGCGCGCCGGCGGCGGGAAGGCCGTCGCGGACATGCTGGGCCAGGGCCCCGTGCCCGCGTACGCACCGCCCGTGCTCAAGGTGGGGGAACTCGTCTTCTCCCAGGCGGCCAACATCTGCTCGTACCTGGGGGAGCGCTTCGGCCTCGTGCCTTCGGACGAGGCGGCGCGGCTGCACGCCCGTCAATTCCAGCTCACCGTCGCGGACGTGGTGGCGGAGGCGCATGACACGCACCATCCCGTCGCCGTGATGAAGTACTACGACGAGCAGAAGGACGCCGCGAAGCAGCGCGCCGAGGACTTCCGCACCCAGCGCATCCCGAAGTTCCTGGGCTACTTCGAACGCGTGCTGAAGGCGAACCCGGAGGGCGGCGGGAAGTACCTCCTGGGCAGCGACTTCACCTACCCGGAGCTGGCGCTGTTCCAACTGGTGGACGGCCTGCGGTACGCCTTCCCCAACGCCATGCGCCGCATCGCCCCGCAAGTGCCCGGCGTGATGGCGCTGCATCAGCGCATCCGCGAGCGCCCCCGCATCGCCGCGTACAAGCAGTCCCCGCGCGCCCAGCCCTTCAACGAACAGGGCATCTTCCGCCACTACCCGGAGCTGGACGACCCGAACGCGACGAAGTGA
- a CDS encoding Carotenogenesis protein CarS, with product MKHDPSLILTQDVDGAPVRIGATVMVVRTEPEDVLSERFLGRVGVVVALVFDDPATQYPADPLIQVRVAGVGEDLFFARELVEVPEGHFVAFGSSSSG from the coding sequence ATGAAGCACGACCCCTCGCTCATCTTGACGCAAGACGTGGACGGCGCGCCGGTGCGCATTGGCGCGACGGTGATGGTGGTCCGCACCGAGCCGGAGGACGTCCTCTCGGAGCGCTTCCTGGGCCGCGTGGGCGTCGTCGTGGCGCTGGTGTTCGACGACCCGGCCACGCAGTACCCGGCGGATCCGCTCATCCAGGTCCGCGTGGCCGGCGTGGGCGAGGACCTGTTCTTCGCCCGGGAGCTCGTGGAGGTTCCCGAGGGTCACTTCGTCGCGTTCGGGTCGTCCAGCTCCGGGTAG
- a CDS encoding NrsF family protein: MSPPPDPWRSAPPRLDPRAMERALAASRAELALKRPVRRWRSQAVGLFAASAGLALAVMGVLLALGRTTGAMLTGRAPMLAMLLSTGALCSWGALSPRGRRLRWLGVGMALVSSALLVLTRAAPRGPSNLPEWVCTVSHVALALAPLVVAVVALRSAAFDPLRAVVAGLAVGTVGAFVGELACEQGPGHVATYHLGAWALLTLMTWALSKRLKPRTYAP; this comes from the coding sequence ATGAGCCCGCCTCCGGACCCGTGGCGGTCCGCCCCTCCCCGCCTGGACCCGAGGGCGATGGAGCGCGCGTTGGCGGCGTCGCGCGCGGAGCTGGCGCTGAAGCGGCCGGTGCGTCGCTGGCGTTCGCAGGCGGTGGGGCTGTTCGCGGCGTCCGCGGGCCTGGCGCTCGCGGTGATGGGCGTGCTGCTGGCGCTGGGTCGCACCACGGGCGCGATGCTGACGGGCCGCGCGCCGATGCTGGCGATGCTCCTGTCCACGGGGGCGCTGTGCTCGTGGGGGGCGCTGTCCCCGCGCGGGCGCCGGCTGCGCTGGCTGGGTGTGGGCATGGCGCTCGTGAGCTCCGCGCTGCTGGTGCTGACGCGGGCAGCCCCGCGGGGCCCTTCCAACCTCCCCGAGTGGGTGTGCACGGTGAGCCATGTGGCGCTGGCGCTGGCGCCCCTGGTGGTGGCGGTGGTGGCGCTGCGGTCGGCGGCGTTCGACCCGCTGCGCGCGGTGGTGGCGGGGCTGGCGGTGGGGACGGTGGGTGCGTTCGTGGGCGAGCTGGCGTGTGAGCAGGGCCCCGGACACGTGGCCACCTATCACCTGGGGGCGTGGGCGCTGTTGACGCTCATGACCTGGGCGCTGTCGAAACGACTCAAACCCCGGACCTACGCACCATGA
- a CDS encoding RNA polymerase sigma factor, whose translation MEGVTDEALMDQFCQGNEPAFEALFARHAGRVHGFLARMVRDGPLAEDLMQTTFLSVIRARGRYERGTRFTPWLLTIAANAARDALRHQQHVDAHAHAPPEGPTAVPAPDGDPAMRRRIEDALQQLPVEQREAVVLSKLEGWSFEEIAEMRGIRAGAARLRAHRGYEKLRELLGGLEDVS comes from the coding sequence ATGGAAGGCGTCACGGACGAAGCGCTCATGGACCAGTTCTGTCAGGGAAACGAGCCGGCGTTCGAGGCGCTGTTCGCCCGGCACGCCGGGCGTGTGCACGGCTTCCTCGCCCGCATGGTGAGGGACGGACCGCTGGCGGAGGACCTCATGCAGACGACCTTCCTGTCCGTCATCCGCGCCCGGGGCCGCTACGAGCGGGGCACGCGCTTCACCCCCTGGCTGCTCACCATCGCGGCGAACGCGGCCCGGGACGCGCTGCGGCACCAGCAGCACGTGGACGCGCACGCGCACGCCCCGCCGGAAGGCCCCACCGCGGTGCCCGCGCCGGACGGCGACCCGGCGATGCGCCGACGCATCGAGGACGCGCTCCAGCAGTTGCCCGTGGAGCAGCGCGAAGCCGTGGTGCTGAGCAAGCTGGAGGGCTGGTCCTTCGAGGAGATCGCGGAGATGCGAGGCATCCGCGCGGGCGCGGCCCGGCTGCGGGCGCACCGGGGCTACGAGAAGCTGCGCGAGCTGCTCGGCGGACTGGAGGACGTATCATGA
- a CDS encoding DUF2378 family protein: MSPAEVVIQSTLFESLLRCVRLDTSLRERMAAAGYDPDRPRASYPASVFLRCQNLVLQAAYSGRPQQEALRQMGRDLVRGYFETLVGKVVNVALKIAGPERAMKRVALSFRSVMEPVEITSLELGPRDWRVTFQGYPFPAEAAAGCCEEALRQAGAANPSAVLETDDGHGRFELRMRW; the protein is encoded by the coding sequence ATGTCCCCCGCCGAGGTCGTCATCCAGTCCACGCTGTTCGAATCGCTCCTGCGCTGCGTGCGATTGGACACGTCCCTGCGCGAGCGCATGGCGGCGGCGGGCTATGACCCGGACCGCCCCCGGGCCAGCTATCCGGCGTCGGTGTTCCTGCGCTGCCAGAACCTGGTGCTGCAGGCCGCGTACTCGGGCCGGCCGCAGCAGGAGGCGCTGCGGCAGATGGGCCGGGACCTGGTGCGCGGCTACTTCGAGACGCTGGTGGGCAAGGTGGTGAACGTGGCCCTGAAGATCGCGGGCCCGGAGCGCGCCATGAAGCGGGTGGCGCTGAGCTTCCGCTCGGTGATGGAGCCGGTGGAGATCACCTCCCTGGAGTTGGGGCCCAGGGACTGGCGCGTGACATTCCAGGGCTACCCGTTCCCGGCGGAGGCCGCCGCGGGGTGCTGCGAGGAGGCCCTGCGGCAGGCCGGGGCCGCGAACCCCAGCGCGGTGCTGGAGACCGACGACGGGCACGGCCGCTTCGAGCTGCGCATGCGTTGGTAG